A segment of the Bacteriovorax sp. BAL6_X genome:
GTTACCAACTTTTGCAATTGGCTGCCCCCGTTTGACCTTTTGGCCTTTTACAACGATGTTTTCTGAATTATGTCCGTAAACTGTAGTTATACCGTATCCATGATCTATTTCAACGTGGTTTCCAAAACCGTAATTTTTCTTTGATGTTTTAACGATACCGTCTGCAGGTGCAAGAATAACGGTACCAATAGGTGCTCCAACATCTAGGCCTTCATGCATTTTTACTCGTTTTGAATAGTGACTCATACGAGGCCCGTAGTAAGAAGTAATCCAACCACGTGCTGGCAAAAGCGTCGGTGTTGATCTTAAAAAAGATTCGCGATCAAGTAGGAATTGATCGAGCTCATTTACACGAATCTCTAAATCACCTGAAATCTTGCGTAGTATTGAATACCGATAATCAAAAAACGCAAAGTTTTCAGCTAACTTAAAACTTTGTTTAATTAAGCTACTCCATTCTTTTGTAAAGCTATAACCAGAAGTTAAACCAAAGTTTGTTGCGATCTTTCGCTCGTAAAGATCATTAATGTCACTAAATTCCTCAACATTTTTAAGATCAATTAGCTCAGATTTAACTTTATTCATTAACTCCTGGTCTCGTTGGGGGATGAGAACAGACTGAGGATTACGAGAAGGGTCTGAAGGGGCCGAGTGACTATGGCCGTGATCGCCTTCTTGGGCCTCGTTATCACCAGAGTTTTGCATCACAGGTTTTGTTAGATCAAAATCTTTAAAACCAGAGATTACTCTCAACTTACTTTCAATTTTTTGAATACGTTCAATATCATCTGTTAATGTATTGAGTTTCATATTAAAGAGTTGAATTTGCTCTTTAAGTTGACGGTTCTCAATGCTTAGGTGACGGTTTTCGTAAACTTGTTTAAGAATTTTAATATAGTCAAAAGTAAGAATACCTATAACTGCTACAATGATAACGATGAAAAATAGAACTGAGTTAAAGATCACTCGTGGAATGCGAAATGACTTAACTCCCTTCTCCTTTTCAGGAATTACCATAATTGTGTAAAAACGACTCAAAATTACTTCCTTGAATTTTCAATAATTTCTGATGTTTATTGTAGGTTTCTTGATAACAGTTTGCAAGACATTAATCGATGACACGATGAGACGTATTATCGGTCTGATTAGGAAGAGTTTAAGATTAATTAACTACAGCTAAAATTACAGATATATTGTCTTGTCCACCGTGCTCATTGGCCTGCCTAACAAGAGTTTGCGCACAGTCGTGAATGAGTTGATGACTTAGTTCGTCGTTCTTTTTTATCATATCATTAATGATAAACAGGATATCTTCGTCGCTTAGCTTTCCATGAAGTCCATCTGAGCAAAGAAGAAAGATATCTCCCTTAGTTGGTTTGTAATCATAAATATCGACTTCGATTCCTGACTCAAACCCGACTGTTCGAGACAGGTAATTCTTATTTGGATCATTAGCGGCTTGTTGGCGAGTATAGATTCCAAAATTAATTTTCTCTTGGATGACAGAATGGTCTTTTGTTAATTGAAAAATTTGTCCTTGAGTGATGACGTAAGCACGTGAGTCTCCAACATTTGCAATACTTGCTTTATCTTGGCCAAATAGAATTCCAACAACTGTTGTTCCCATTCCTTTTAGGGATGGTTCTTCATCAGCATATTTTTTAATTTTTTCGTTAGCATAATGAACAGAATCTTTAAGGACCGAAGATTTATCAGTGTCAGATGATTTGAGTTCTTTCACTTTTTCTGCAACGTATTTGATGGCCATCGTTGAGGCCAGTTCGCCGCCTGAGTGTCCTCCCATGCCATCTGCCACGACATAGAGTTTACTTGAATTTCCAACATAAATTGAATCTTGGTTGGTCTCTCTTTTGCGTCCAATATCTGATACGCCGGCACAAATAATTTCCATATTCACCCTTGTAATCCCTCAACAATGCTAAATCTGTAATTCCTATATTTTCAATTGGATACAGATTTTAGTCAAATGCTTTTGTTGGACTTTAATTTTGCCAATTATTTGCCTAGTCATCTTGCTCATTACTTGATCGTTTTACGGTGTCAAAAAGTCACTACATATTTTTTTTATAGTTACCTTTGCTTCTACTTAGTTTTTCACGTTATAATATATTTAGGAATTTAGCTTGCATCGAATGCAACTCATGGATGGAGAAGATATGACTAAAATGAATATGAAAGACTTTATGAGTGAGAACTACAAAGTTGAAGACTTTGCTCACTTACACTGGACGGGGAGCTTTCAAGATTATGTAGATCTTGTAGCTGAAGACCCTAGAATCGGACGCAATTCATTCCAAAGAATTTTCGATATGATTATGACTTTTGGAACGAGTACTTATCTAGAATATAAAAAAGAAATCACTCGCTATCACTTTTTTGATGATCCAATTGGCAATGGTAAAGATGCTGTTTTCGGAATTGATGTACACCTAATGAAACTAGTTAACTTCTTTAAGGCGGCGGCCCTTGGCTACGGAACTGAGAAAAGGGTCCTATTACTTCACGGGCCTGTAGGTTCTGCAAAATCGTCAATTGCAAGAAATCTCAAAAAAGGTTTAGAATATTATTCACGTACAGATGAAGGTGCTCTTTACACTTTTGAATGGTACGACGAAGAAGAGTCTGACATTCTTGGTGGACAAAAAGTTTTTCCATCTCCAATGCACGAAGATCCATTAAAGCTAATTCCTCACGAAGTAAGAAAAGAATTCTTAGAAAATATGAATAAAGGTAACAAGGACCACAAGATTAAAATTCGTGGTGAAGTTTGTCCTGCTGACCGTTATATTCTTAATGAATATATGATTAAGTATGATGGTGACTTCATGAAGGTTATGGAAAACCATATCCGAGTTAAAAGACTAGTTCTTTCAGAAAAAGATCGTCTAGGTATTGGTACTTTCCAACCTAAAGATGAAAAGAACCAAGACTCAACTGAGTTAACTGGTGATATCAACTACAGAAAGATCGCTCAGTATGGTTCAGACTCAGATCCTCGTGCATTTAACTTTGACGGTGAGTTTAATATCGCTAACCGTGGTATTATCGAATTTATTGAAATGTTAAAGCTTGATGTTGCTTTCTTATATGATTTACTTGGTGCTTCTCAAGAGCAATCAATTAAGCCAAAGAAATTTGCTCAAACTGATATTGATCTTGTTATTCTTGGTCACACAAATGAGCCAGAATTTAGAAAGCTACAAAATAACGAATTTATGGAAGCACTTCGTGACCGTACAGTAAAAATTGATGTTCCTTATATTACTCGTCTTGATAATGAAGTAAGAATCTATCAGCGTGACTTTAACGCTGAAAAGATTCCTCATGTTCACATCGCTCCACACACTCTTGATATGGCAGCTATGTGGGCAGTATTAACAAGAATGGAAGAGCCAAAGAAAGCAGACCTTACTCTTGTTCAAAAGCTTAAGCTATATAACGGTAAAACACTTACTGGTTATAATGAAGATAACGTAAAAGAACTTCGTAAAGAAGCTGTTAGGGAAGGTCTTGAAGGGATCTCTCCTCGTTATATTCAAGACAAAATTTCAAATGCACTTGTTAAGTATGGGCATACTGGTTCACTTAATCCATTTATGGTTTTCAATGAGCTAGAGTCTGGACTTAAACACTCAATGGCAAATAACCCGGAAGCAGTAGATAAGTATCGTGAGATGCTAGCAATTGTTCGCCAAGAGTATACTGATATCGTTAAAAATGATGTTCAAAAGGCGATTTCTCTTGA
Coding sequences within it:
- a CDS encoding M23 family metallopeptidase — its product is MSRFYTIMVIPEKEKGVKSFRIPRVIFNSVLFFIVIIVAVIGILTFDYIKILKQVYENRHLSIENRQLKEQIQLFNMKLNTLTDDIERIQKIESKLRVISGFKDFDLTKPVMQNSGDNEAQEGDHGHSHSAPSDPSRNPQSVLIPQRDQELMNKVKSELIDLKNVEEFSDINDLYERKIATNFGLTSGYSFTKEWSSLIKQSFKLAENFAFFDYRYSILRKISGDLEIRVNELDQFLLDRESFLRSTPTLLPARGWITSYYGPRMSHYSKRVKMHEGLDVGAPIGTVILAPADGIVKTSKKNYGFGNHVEIDHGYGITTVYGHNSENIVVKGQKVKRGQPIAKVGNSGLSTGPHLHYEIRINGTPVDPLYYVLD
- a CDS encoding Stp1/IreP family PP2C-type Ser/Thr phosphatase, which produces MEIICAGVSDIGRKRETNQDSIYVGNSSKLYVVADGMGGHSGGELASTMAIKYVAEKVKELKSSDTDKSSVLKDSVHYANEKIKKYADEEPSLKGMGTTVVGILFGQDKASIANVGDSRAYVITQGQIFQLTKDHSVIQEKINFGIYTRQQAANDPNKNYLSRTVGFESGIEVDIYDYKPTKGDIFLLCSDGLHGKLSDEDILFIINDMIKKNDELSHQLIHDCAQTLVRQANEHGGQDNISVILAVVN
- a CDS encoding PrkA family serine protein kinase, with the translated sequence MTKMNMKDFMSENYKVEDFAHLHWTGSFQDYVDLVAEDPRIGRNSFQRIFDMIMTFGTSTYLEYKKEITRYHFFDDPIGNGKDAVFGIDVHLMKLVNFFKAAALGYGTEKRVLLLHGPVGSAKSSIARNLKKGLEYYSRTDEGALYTFEWYDEEESDILGGQKVFPSPMHEDPLKLIPHEVRKEFLENMNKGNKDHKIKIRGEVCPADRYILNEYMIKYDGDFMKVMENHIRVKRLVLSEKDRLGIGTFQPKDEKNQDSTELTGDINYRKIAQYGSDSDPRAFNFDGEFNIANRGIIEFIEMLKLDVAFLYDLLGASQEQSIKPKKFAQTDIDLVILGHTNEPEFRKLQNNEFMEALRDRTVKIDVPYITRLDNEVRIYQRDFNAEKIPHVHIAPHTLDMAAMWAVLTRMEEPKKADLTLVQKLKLYNGKTLTGYNEDNVKELRKEAVREGLEGISPRYIQDKISNALVKYGHTGSLNPFMVFNELESGLKHSMANNPEAVDKYREMLAIVRQEYTDIVKNDVQKAISLDETAIETLCANYIDNVKAYTQKEKVRNKYTGKLEEADERFMRSIEEKIDIAESRKDDFRREIMNYIGALAIEGKQFDYKMNERLHRALELKLFEDQKDAIKLTTIISNVVDKETQEKIDVIKSRLIKNYGYCEISATDALNYVASIFAKGDSAKS